The Fulvitalea axinellae region CCCTACGGCGGTTGCGCTGATAGGCTACGGTGCCGGTAATCTCCAAGCCGGGAAGGTTATATTCTCCGTTTACCGATACCTGCGTGTGGCGGTTGCGTTGGCGTGGCACGTCCGGATAACGGCTTTCTTTGGCATAACCGTCGAGCATACGCCCGCTCGGCGTTCCTACGGCGCCCGGGAAAAGGCCCATAGTTTGCTGATAGTCCGATATTTTCAGTTCGATTTCTCCTTTGTCAAAATGCTTTCCGAAGGTGGACGAGAAGCTTTTTTCCTCGCCGGAAGTATTGGCCAATACGCCGTCTTCCAGCTTGTAAACGTATCCGAGATAGTGGTACTCGTCGGCAGGTACTCTGTAGTTGCCGAAGGAGTGGTACGATACGTTAATATCAGTATAGAAGTCCGCTTGGTGAGTGGCGACGTTTGCCGACATTCCCAACGAACGGTTATTGCTTCGGTATACGGTCGATACGCCGGCGGTTGTCTTGCCGGCCGGAGGTGGTTCTTTGGCTTTGATATTCACCACGCCGCCTATTCCGTCGGAACCGTAGCGGAAAGCCACCGGACCTTTGACTATCTCCACTTCGCCTACGGCATTAGGATCTATCTGCACGCCGTGGTCATTTCCCCATTGGTGGTCTTCGCGTTTTACGCCATCAGTATTCAGCACGATCCGGTCGCCGGACATTCCGCGTATCACGGGTTTGCTTATGCCCACGCCCACGTTCATAGTCCCTACACCCGCCACTTTCTCTGTCAGTTCGAAGAGCGTGTTGCCGGCGTGTCTGCCCAAGTCTTCGGCGCTGGTGATTTGCGCTCCAAAGGTACTTCCCACATCATGCTCCCTTTCGCCCTTTACGGTCACTTCTCCCAATTCCAGCAAAGAGGGTTGCATCCTTACGGTTATTTCGCCTGTGGATTTAGATCCTTTGGTTTGGAGAATCGTGTCGGCGTAACCGACCATTTTGAAGTATAAAGCGCTGTTGTTTTTTGGAAAGCTGATCCGAAAACGTCCGCCGTGATCCGTTACCGCCTTGGCATCCATACTTTTCGTAAAGACGAATACACCTTCAAGCGCTTTGCCATCGGTGGAGTCCAGAACGCGACCTTTGAGCGTAACGTTTTGAGCTATGGCCGGAATGGAGAGGAGTAAGAGAAATACGTACGTTATTATCGGTTTTATCATGTCGTGCTTATGAAACTATGTTGCAAATATAACGAGATGCAATAGTGTTGCAAATAATTCCAAAGAATAAATAGTAAAAGATTTTGTGGGAGGAGGGGGCGTTTCTAAAGCCGAATCGTTTACGGAAAGGTCATGAGCACTCATAAATGCAGCCGACTTTTAAAAAACTCCTTGATAAGATTCAAAAGGTGCTTTCAATCAGGCAATAGACCTCCGCCAAGATAATAATGAGGCCGTTGGTAAGAATGGATCTATAAGTAAGGAGGAAATTTTTTATTCTGGTAAAGAGTACACACTAATAAAAGTGCGGAAGGGACGTGCGTACGTCGGCGTTTATCAAATTTTATACATCTTAATCGGGAGGGAAAATGGAACAAGGGAAAAGCCCAAACCAAGGAAGCGGGAAGAAAGAGTCTGCGAATAATATTTTTTGGAATTTGGCGGGTTTCAAGCCTGAGATTATTTCCAAGCTTAGGGTAGAGAAGTACTATGCCGGCATTATAGGTTTGTTACTGTTGTTGGTGGGCATTTATGCGGCGATGGCCTGGACCTTCTTTTTTCAGACGGTGACGGAAAACGCTTACGTCCCTGTGATCGGCGGGTTGTTTATGGGCTTTTTTGTCATTTGTTTTGACAGGGCGCTGATCGCGTCTATGGCTACCGGCAAGCCCAAAGCCTTTCCTTTGCTTTTTCGGGTAACCTTGGCGCTGTTGCTCGGCGTGTTTCTTTCCCAACCCATGATCCTGAAGTTTTATCAGCCGGAGATTAAGCGCGAAGCGAATTTGCTTTATCTGGAAGACGTACAGAAACGGCGGGAGGAACTGATGAAAGTGCATAAGCCGGCATTAGATGATTTGGCGAGGCAGGAAGAGGTTCTGGGGAAGCGTCTCGCGGATAAAGAGGCATTGTTGGTGGCGGCCGAGAAGGAATTTATGTCGGAGATGGACGGATCCGGCGGAACGGGGAAATGGGGCTATAACAAAGTGGCCAAAGCCAAGGAAAAGATCGCTAACCGGCACCGGGAAGAGTACGACAGAATGAAGGCCGATTTGGATCCGGCAATAGGCAGAATCCGTCAGTCCATTGACTCGATAAACGCATTCGTGGGGAGCGATGTGGCTACTTTTAGGGAAAACAACGAATACTTCGGTACGCTGATGCAGGTGCGGGCGCTGGAATCGCTGATGGCGAAAGACCCAACTGGATCGTTGCGCAGAAGGTATTACCTGTTGTCTTTTATCTTGGTTCTGATCGAACTTTCGGGCCTATTGGCGAAAGTGCTTTTCCGGACAAGGTCTTATAGCGCCCAATTGGATCTGATTACTGAAGGGGAAGTGAAATCGGCGGAAGACGATTTGGCTTTGACCCGGCAGTTTTTGGACGGGGAGCGGGAGGCTAATTCCGAAAGGATAAAAAGCTTTGGCAACGGCAAGGCCGACACCTCGACAAAGGATAGGACCAAGGATTTTTCGGAAAGTATGTTACACCACTGATCACTGTGCCTCTGCGTGTTCTTTGGAATATTGGGCGGGTGTGGTGCCCAGCTCTTTTTTGAAGGCGTTGTAAAATGCGGATTTGGAATTGAATCCCACCTCAAAACCTATGGCGGTGTAGGTGTAGTGCCGGAAGGCTTTGTCCTTGAGTAGGTTTGTCGACTCTTTCACCCTGTAGGTGTTGACGAATTCGTGGAAGTTTTTCCCGAAGCGTTCGTTGATTACCTGTGACAGGTGATGGGAGGGGATTTCTGTCATTTCCGAAAGTCCGGTGATTCTTAGTTGCGGATCCAGATACGGCTTTTTCTCTTCCATAAACCGAGCTAACCGTTGTTGTATTTCCGATGACAACTCTTCGTTAAGGGCCGACCGGGCGTATTTTATGGTTGGCGTTTCGTTGTAATCCGGAGTGGCGTCGGGTAGGTCCGCCCAGTCTTTTCGTAGCTCGTCTATGTGTTTTTTGGAATGTAGCGCATCATAGCCGATTAGGATCAGCAAGAGCATATATGTTAGGTAAAAAGCGTTTTCCAATTCCTGATAAAACGTGGCTCCGTAGAAAGTGCTGTAAACGACCAAAAGTTCCGAAGCGTAGAGAACCATACAGGCCTTTATAAGCAGGCGGGTGATATGCAGGTTAACTTTATGAATGTCCGAGAAGCGGTTCTTTAGTTTTATCTCGTATTGGTTTAGCTCACGCAAAGCCATAATCAGAAAAGCCGAATTGATTACGGCTTCGAACACCCATTCCCATACGTTTTCGTGCACATCAGTCTGGAGTGCCCCGAAGGTGGACCAGTCTATAAATTTTTCGGTGGGGCTGAGCATATAAAAAGGTGTATAGATCAGTACGCTTAGGGCGAAGGGAATTAGGTACAGCAGGTCAAAACGGCGGAGATAGAGTCGGCCTTGGGCCTGACTGCGGGCGTAGATGAAAATTAGCGGACCGTGTAGCAAGGCGAAGGGCTCCAGGGCGTAAAGCAAGTGAGGAGCGTTGCCGATAAGCTTGGTCTCCATCAGAAACCGGAACGTGAGCTCCAGTGTCAGCATGGCGACGAAACCGGTGAGAGCCAAATAACGGCGTATTTTTCCGCTGATACGTGCCAGAAGTATCAGCAATATTAAGCCGAAAAACACTTCGACCAGTGTTATCGCATTCCAAACCCCAATTCCCGACAGTATTTTCATGTTTCGAAATTATGACTCAAAACCCTTTAATCCTGTACCATTGCGGGGTTTTCGGTCCAAAAAGCGGTCCTGACTTATAATCCAATACCGATAGAGCCTGATTTAGGAGTCCTGCGTCCTAATCTGACCCTCCCGTACGGTGAATATCCCCCACTTTTGGGGAAGAAATTATTGCTGTGCGAATAAAATTGGTCAGATGAGAATTGTAAGACAAACATGGTTGGTCCTTAGCGTATTGATGGCGTTTGTTGTACGGCAAATAGCCGTTGCCGTACCGGCGAACACGAAAGATGGAAGACAGAAAGAGGAAGAAAGAATTCTCGACGCTGTAATTGTGGGCGGAGGTTTTAGTGGCTTGACCACCGCTTATAAATTGCGGAAGAAGGATATCCTTTTATTGGAAAAAGAAGCGACGCTCGGTGGCCGTTGCCAATCGGGAAGTTGGAACGGGTTTCATTACCCTAAGGGGACCGAGTATATAGGCAAGCCGGAAGGGGGTATGAAGCGGTTTTTCCGGCGTGTGGGTATTAAGGCGATTCCCGTCCCGCCACCTACCGACGGCACCGCCTATCAGGGAAAGTTGTACTTGGGAGCCGATATGTTGGGGTATCTTAACGAAGAGGAAAAGCGATCGTATTATCGGCTGAACCGAGACTTGACTAGGCTTAACAAATCGGGAGTTGAGGATGCTATTTTCTGGGATCAGGAAGACTT contains the following coding sequences:
- a CDS encoding TonB-dependent receptor, producing the protein MIKPIITYVFLLLLSIPAIAQNVTLKGRVLDSTDGKALEGVFVFTKSMDAKAVTDHGGRFRISFPKNNSALYFKMVGYADTILQTKGSKSTGEITVRMQPSLLELGEVTVKGEREHDVGSTFGAQITSAEDLGRHAGNTLFELTEKVAGVGTMNVGVGISKPVIRGMSGDRIVLNTDGVKREDHQWGNDHGVQIDPNAVGEVEIVKGPVAFRYGSDGIGGVVNIKAKEPPPAGKTTAGVSTVYRSNNRSLGMSANVATHQADFYTDINVSYHSFGNYRVPADEYHYLGYVYKLEDGVLANTSGEEKSFSSTFGKHFDKGEIELKISDYQQTMGLFPGAVGTPSGRMLDGYAKESRYPDVPRQRNRHTQVSVNGEYNLPGLEITGTVAYQRNRRREESKPMSHGRPVTLTDPLANGLILQTYSGELTAKTTGEGLRHTVGVDLSAQHNERDGFEFLIPEYRKYEAGAYWLMEKDLAESWTLSGGVRTDFASIEAYEYTDTLYYDPVQPDQYWKRAKDTENTYFGVAASIGARYTEGDWDLALNVGRSYRFPNPAELFANGVHHGTFRYIQGDATLDPETGYQSDLSVGFQKGILSVHTDLFLNYFDNFNYLSPTGEFSDISGAGQIYRYKSNKALHTGFEVQADIEWSERFNTTVSADYVYAQNLDDNRPLPFTPPLSGMLGVEYRHPVSSKIKPYVGLNYTLATDQDRVDRNEPATEGFTLLDAYMGTTLKLRHHDVRLSFNANNLLDTNYMKHLSRYRILELPEQGRNFQIKLEWRLASY
- a CDS encoding DUF4407 domain-containing protein, coding for MEQGKSPNQGSGKKESANNIFWNLAGFKPEIISKLRVEKYYAGIIGLLLLLVGIYAAMAWTFFFQTVTENAYVPVIGGLFMGFFVICFDRALIASMATGKPKAFPLLFRVTLALLLGVFLSQPMILKFYQPEIKREANLLYLEDVQKRREELMKVHKPALDDLARQEEVLGKRLADKEALLVAAEKEFMSEMDGSGGTGKWGYNKVAKAKEKIANRHREEYDRMKADLDPAIGRIRQSIDSINAFVGSDVATFRENNEYFGTLMQVRALESLMAKDPTGSLRRRYYLLSFILVLIELSGLLAKVLFRTRSYSAQLDLITEGEVKSAEDDLALTRQFLDGEREANSERIKSFGNGKADTSTKDRTKDFSESMLHH
- a CDS encoding helix-turn-helix domain-containing protein; this encodes MKILSGIGVWNAITLVEVFFGLILLILLARISGKIRRYLALTGFVAMLTLELTFRFLMETKLIGNAPHLLYALEPFALLHGPLIFIYARSQAQGRLYLRRFDLLYLIPFALSVLIYTPFYMLSPTEKFIDWSTFGALQTDVHENVWEWVFEAVINSAFLIMALRELNQYEIKLKNRFSDIHKVNLHITRLLIKACMVLYASELLVVYSTFYGATFYQELENAFYLTYMLLLILIGYDALHSKKHIDELRKDWADLPDATPDYNETPTIKYARSALNEELSSEIQQRLARFMEEKKPYLDPQLRITGLSEMTEIPSHHLSQVINERFGKNFHEFVNTYRVKESTNLLKDKAFRHYTYTAIGFEVGFNSKSAFYNAFKKELGTTPAQYSKEHAEAQ